The proteins below are encoded in one region of Parambassis ranga unplaced genomic scaffold, fParRan2.1 scaffold_21_arrow_ctg1, whole genome shotgun sequence:
- the LOC114429868 gene encoding NACHT, LRR and PYD domains-containing protein 12-like, translating to MSNIQENIVRFVKDELKKIQKLLSPDYPECSESQREDEEDEEQRSSRESLVQITVHFLRRMKQEELAERLQSRTPAAECGRKLKSNLRKKFQCVFEGIAKAGEPTLLNQIYTELYITEGGTAEVNEEHEVRQIEAASRKAHRPETSIRPEGIFKGSPGRQEPITTVMTKGVAGIGKTVLTQKFSLDWAEDKANQDIQFTFPFTFRELNVLKERKFSLVELVHHFFTETKEAGICSFQHLQVVFIFDGLDECRLPLDFQNNETLTDVTESTSVDVLLTNLIRGKLLPSARLWITTRPAAANQIPPDCVDVVTEVRGFTDPQKEEYFRKRFREEEQASRIISHIKTSRSLHIMCHIPVFCWITATVLENMLETREGAELPKTLTEMYIHFLVVQTKVKMIKYDGGAETDPQWSPESREMIQSLGKLAFDQLQKGNLIFYESDLTECGIDIRAASVYSGVFTQVFKEERGLYQDKVFCFIHLSVQEFLAALHVHLTFISSAVNLLEQQQTTSLWFKVFRNKPELKHLHQSAVDKSLQSPNGHLDLFLRFLLGLSLETNQTLLRGLLTQTGSSSQTNQETVQYIKEKISENVSAERSINLFHCLNELNDRSLVEEIQQTLRSGRLSTNKLSPAQWSALVFILLSSEGLEVFDLKKYSASEEALLRLLPVVKASNKVLLSSCNLSERSCEALSSVLSSQSSSLRELDLDNNDLQDSGVKQLSRGLESPDCRLETLSLSGCLITQEGCASLASALTSNPSYLRELDLSYNHPGDSGVELLSALLNSPDCSLKTLRVEHGGEQRLKPGPRKYFCQLEVDTNSVHTNLKLSDNNRKVTHVEEEQPYPDHPDRFDWCPQLLCRNVLTGRCYWEVEWRGEVEISVSYRRIRRKGNSDDCRFGENNQSWSLICSDRGYSVWHNNRGTSISSSSVSHRAAVYVDCPAGTLSFYRVSSDTLIHLHTFSTTFTQPLHAGFWLDPGS from the exons aTGTCCAATATACAA gagaacattgtcaggtttgtgaaggatgagctgaagaagatccagaagctcctgagtccagattacccagaatgctcagagagtcagagggaggatgaggaggatgaagagcagaggagcagcagagagtcattagtgcagatcacagtgcacttcctgaggaggatgaagcaggaggagctggctgagcgtctgcagagca gaactcctgctgcagagtgtggacgtaaactcaagtctaacctgaggaagaagttccagtgtgtgtttgaggggatcgctaaagcaggagagccgacccttctgaaccagatctacacagagctctacatcacagagggggggactgcagaggtcaatgaggaacatgaggtcagacagattgaagcagcatccaggaaagcacacagaccagaaacaagcatcagaccagaaggcatctttaaaggctcacctggaagacaggaaccaatcacaacagtgatgacaaagggagtggctggcatcgggaaaaccgtcctaacacagaagttctctCTGGACTGGGccgaagacaaagccaaccaggacatccagttcacatttccattcactttcagagagctgaatgtgctgaaagagagaaagttcagcttggtggaacttgttcatcacttcttcactgaaaccaaagaagcaggaatctgcagctttcagcacctccaggtggtcttcatctttgatggtctggatgagtgtcgacttcctctggacttccagaacaatgagaccctgactgatgtcacagagtccacctcagtggatgtgctgctgacaaacctcatcagggggaagctgcttccctctgctcgcctctggatcaccacacgacctgcagcagccaatcagatccctcctgactgtgtggacgtggtgacagaggtcagagggttcactgacccacagaaggaggagtacttcaggaagaggttcagagaggaggagcaggccagcaggatcatctcccacatcaagacatcacgaagcctccacatcatgtgccacatcccagtcttctgctggatcactgctacagttctggagaacatgttggaaaccagagagggagcagagctgcccaagaccctgactgagatgtacatccacttcctggtggttcagaccaaagtgaagatgatcaagtatgatggaggagctgaaacagatccacagtggagtccagagagcagggagatgatccagtctctgggaaaactggcttttgatcagctgcagaaaggaaacctgatcttctatgagtcagacctgacagagtgtggcatcgatatcagagcagcctcagtgtactcaggagtgttcacacaggtctttaaagaggagagaggcctgtaccaggacaaggtgttctgcttcatccatctgagtgttcaggagtttctggctgctcttcatgtccatctgaccttcatcagctctgctgtcaacctgctggaacaacaacaaacaacatctctGTGGTTTAAAGTCTTTAGAaacaaacctgaactaaaacacctccaccagagtgctgtggacaagtccttacagagtccaaatggacacctggacttgttcctccgcttcctcctgggtctttcactggagaccaatcagactcttctacggggcctgctgacacagacaggaagtagctcacagaccaatcaggaaacagtccagtacatcaaggagaagatcagtgagaatgtgtctgcagagagaagcatcaatctgttccactgtctgaatgaactgaatgatcgttctctagtggaggagatccaacagaccctgagatcaggacgtctctccacaaataaactgtctcctgctcagtggtcagctctggtcttcatcttactgtcatcagaaggtctggaggtgtttgacctgaagaaatactctgcttcagaggaggctcttctgaggctgctgccagtggtcaaagcctccaacaaagttct actgagcagctgtaacctctcagagagaagctgtgaagctctgtcctcagttctcagctcccagtcctctagtctgagagagctggacctggataataacgacctgcaggattcaggagtgaagcagctgtctcgtggactggagagtccagactgcagactggagactctcag tctgtcaggttgtctgatcacacaggagggctgtgcttctctggcctcggctctgacctccaacccctcctatctgagagagctggacctgagctacaatcatccaggagactcaggagtggagctgctgtctgctttactcaacagtccagattgtagtctgaagactctcag ggtggagcatggtggagagcagaggttaaaacctgggccgaggaagt atttctgtcaacttgaagtcgacacaaactcagtgcacacaaacctcaaactgtctgacaacaacaggaaggtgacacatgtggaggaggagcagccatatcctgatcatccagacagatttgactggtgtcctcagctgctgtgtagaaatgttctgactggtcgctgttactgggaggtcgagtggagaggagaggttgaaatatcagtgagttacagaagaatcagaaggaaaggaaacagtgatgactgcaggtttggagaaaacaatcagtcctggagtctgatctgctctgatcgtggttactctgtctggcacaataacagaggaacatccatctcctcctcctctgtctctcacagagcagcagtgtatgtggactgtcctgctggcactctgtccttctacagagtctcctctgacacactgatccacctccacaccttcagcaccacattcactcagcctctacatgctgggttctggttggatcctggttcc